The DNA window GTTGCACGTAGGCCATTTTTTTCTAATCGGCTAAGGTCATTATTGTTAATTCGTGCTACATAACCGAGCGCATGTGTGAGTGCATCACCAAATGGATAATAACGTTTTAATCGTGCATTGACGGAAACACCAGGATATTTATGTTGCTGAACGGAGAATAGGGCAACTTGAGATTCGGATAAATTGGTTAATATTGAGACTTGCTTAAAGCGACGCTGGCGTTTTAAGCGAGTATGAAAATCGTCAATATTATCTTCAGTTAGGCTTAATAAGCTTGTTAATTTGACGATTGTAGCGTCAATGTCGGTGATTTTTTCCGGTACCATATCTAAGCTGAAAACGGGTTTATTTTCCGCTAAAAGTATACCGTTACGATCATAGATAAGCCCACGGTTGGGTGCTATAGGCACTAATTTGACGCGGTTTTCGTTAGAACGAGTTTTGTAAGCCTGATATGAATCGACTTGTAAGTAATAAAGATTACTTAATAACAAGCCAAGTATGCAGAGAACAAAAATAAATGAGACCATGATGCGACGGCTAAATAATGCTGTTTCCGCAGAATGGTCTCGTAAGGTTATACGCTTCCTTGCCACCAATATTACTCTCTATGATAAGGATGGTTTGTTGTAACACTCCAAGCGCGATATAACGCTTCGGCTACCACTACACGTACCATCGGATGTGGTAAGGTTAGCGGTGACAACGACCAGCGTTGTTCTGATGCCGCGATACATTCAGGTGCAAGTCCTTCTGGGCCGCCAATTAATAGGCTAACGTCACGACCGTCATGCTTCCACTTATCTAGTTCAACGGCTAGTTGTTCTGTAGTCCAAGGTTTGCCGGTAACTTCCAGAGTCACGATACGATTACCTTTCGGGATCGCTTGCATCGTTTTTACACCTTCGAGTTCTAAGATCCGTTTGATGTCCGCGTTTTTGCCACGCTTACCAGCATTAATCTCAAGTAATTCAAAAGGCATATCTTTAGGGAAGCGACGTGCATATTCTTTATACCCGGTTTCTACCCATGCTGGCATCTTAGTGCCAACTGCAACTAGCTGAATTTTCATTTGACTATGCCCCTACAGACTGCCAAAGTTGTTCTAGTTGGTAAAGATCACGTGTTTGTTGTTGCATGATGTGGACTACTACGTCACCCATATCAACTAAAACCCATTCACTATCTTCTGTACCTTCAATACCCATAACGAATACTTCGTTACGTTTAGCTTCAAGGTAAAGGTGATTAGAAATCGACTTAACGTGAGTTTTTGATGTGCCAGTACATACGATCATTAAATCTGTCACTGGTGATTTACCTTTAACATCAACAACTTGGATGTCGCGGGCTTTCATGTCTTCAATTTTATCTAGTACAAATGCTTGCAGGTCTGAAATTTGCAAGGGTCCTCCAGAGGAACTTTATCGAGTTAACCGCGAATTATAACAGTGAATAATGCCTAAATATATACCTAGCTTGTTTCTGGGCTAGTATCTCTTGTAGTTTACTTATACAAGTTATTTTTGTGTATATAGGACAGCACATTATCAGGTAGTAGATATTGGGGGCTTTGCTGATGTTTAATCAACTGACGGATCCGTGTCGCCGAGATTTCTAATTGCGTACTTGGCCAGAGTAAAATACGACCCTGCTTTTGCTGCTGTAGAACTTTGACATCCGTTGTTCGTACTTGTTCAAATAATTTTTGTACTTCTGGCGCGAGTTGTAATACGTAGTTAGGACGATAACTCACGACCAGATGACAATAATCGAGCAATTCTTGCCAACGGTACCAAGTATGTAAACTATTTAGTGAATCAAGACCAATTAAAAAGCACACGGGTATTGTTGGGTTCTCAGCCGCGAGTTCGATTAATGTATCAATAGTATAAGAAGGCGTTGTTCGATTTAACTCGCGCGTATCAACACTTAACTCATCACAGTCTTCTACCGCTAATGTCGCCATCGCTAGTCGGTGTTCAGCACTAGAACCTGGCGTAGCACGGTGTGGTGGGATGTGATTTGGCATCAATCTGACTTCAGCTAAATTAAGTTGCTGTAATAAGTCTAAGCAAGGACGAAGATGACCATAATGAATCGGATCAAATGTACCGCCTAAAATACCGATGGCGCGAGTAGGTGTAAAATCAGTCATAAACAGCCGTTAGTTATTAATAAAGACACAAATCTTTTAATTTCAGCATGATAAAAGTTATTCAATCTCTGCATGATGAAAACTATCTAATTTCGGAATGATGAAAATTGGGTAACAAAGTTGAATCTGTAAAGCTGATACTCAACATTTGTAGTGATAACCAAGGATCAATACTGGTACTGGTTTTGATTGCACTATCAACGCTAGAGCACAGGACGAGCATTTGTTCAATTTTACTCAATGACAAGCGGCTTAAGCAGGCATTTATAATCTGCTGTCGGCCAGCCCATAAGCGTTGTTTTTTCATTTCGTCAATCACAGACAAGCCTTGCTGCTGCATTAAACTGTAATGATAAAGTTGATTTATTTCTTTGTTTAGCGCCCAGTTAATGACAATCGGGTCAACACCTTCTGCTTGTAATTGCTGGAGGATCCGTTGACCACGATTTACTTTACCGGCAAGCAGGGCATCAACAAGTTGGAAACTGCTAAAGTGTGAATGCTGAGTTATTGATTGTTGTAACTGCGCTAAGTTCAATGTCTGACCAGGGTAGAGCAGAGATAACTTATCAATTTCTTGTTTTGCTGCCAGTAAGTTACCTTCAAAGCTACGACACAGTAGGGTGATCACATCCGCTGGAGCTTCTAAGTTTGCACGTTTAAGACGGTGGCGCATCCAATTGGCAAAAAAGCGACCCTCGGGATGACCAACTGGAATGTAGAGTGCGTTTTTAAAGTACTGCGTAAACCATTTTGCATTTTGCTGTGCTTTGGTTAGATACGGGCCACTGAGAATTAAAATAAGGTCAGGGTTTAGCAGCTTAAACAAATCATTAAGTTGGCTAATGTATTCTTTCGATGGTCGTTTATCAAAGATGAGCTCGACAGTTTGACGACTAGAGAACAGTGACATCGATTGGCAAGTATTAAAAGCCGCAGGCCAATCCATTGTTGGTTCGGCGTGGAACTTATAGTGTTCATCAAAGCCGACTTTTTTAGCGGCGGCTTTAATCTGCTCAATTGCTTCCATTTTTAATAATGGCTCTTCGCCGAATATTAAATAACAGGGCTTGAGCTCAGTTTTTAGGTACTGATCGAGTTGTTCTGGATAGACGCGCATTAGTTCGCTTCAAACTCTGTATTTAATTCTGTATTTAGTTCGGTTTCACTTAACTCCGTATCATTATCACCAATGGTTTTTGGTTCGATGATTACTTGGCTTAAGGTACGAACAACTTGTTGTGCAGCTGCTTCGCGTAACTCTTTTCTGAGTAATTCAGCTTCACGTGAACGGGCCAGTGCTTCTTGAGAGTTGTTTAGCTGATCACGTTGTAAGGCAACCGTAAAGTACTGGGGCTCTTGATTGGGTAAGCGTACTTCCATCTGGATAACATAGCTAAGTTCATGCTCCGCTGCAGATGCATCTGAATAGAGTGAAACGGTACGTGAAGTTGTACTTTCTGACATAATTCTTAGTACAGGCGTCTGTGAATTCAACAATGATGGATCCATTGCTGTCGTTTTAGTTTGGGTTGAATCTTCACCCATTATTTCAGAAGAATCATTGGTTTCTGTTGTCTGAGACTCATCGCTAGTTGTTGATTCCACGGTCGGAACAACAAGATTAATTTGGTTGTAGCGTAACTCTTGTTTGATGAGGCGTGTTAAATCGGAATATTTACTCGATACTAACGTTAAATTGCGTAATTCATCGGGAATACCACTGCCATTTTTTAAATGAAAGCCACAGCCGCCAAGAATAGCAGTAAAGAGGAAGATGCAAATTAGTCGAATAAAACCTGGTTTCAGTGCCGATGCAATCATAATGCCTACAAAATATATAAATGAATTGTAGGTAATTTTACACGGAATCTAAAAACAAAAAAGCCCTAGACTCTACTATAAAAATAAAAGCAGAATGAAGGGCCTATTATTTGTGTCTAAGTTGTCTATTTATTGAGTAAATACAGCGTTAATTAATTAGCTATTAACGCTGTATAAAGTGACAATAAATAGTCTTAGTTAGCAACGATGTTGAGTAGTTTACCTGGTACGAAAATTACTTTACGTACAGTTTTACCATCGGTAAATTTCGTCACGTTTTCATCAGCGTTAGCAAGTGCTTCTACTGATTCACGTGTTGCATCTGCTGGTACTGTTAGTTTAGCGCGCAGCTTACCGTTTACTTGTACAATGATTAATTTTTCAGACTCAACCATTGCTGTTTTGTCTGCAACAGGCCATAGAGCTTCGTCGATGTTACCTTCTTGGCCTAGTTTTCCCCATAGTTCAAAACTGATATGCGGAGTGATAGGTGCAAGTAGACGAACAACAGCCACTAATGCTTCTTGAAGTAGTGCACGATCTTGCTCTGCCTCTTGCGGTGCTTTAGTTAGCTTATTCATTAATTCCATCACAGAAGCAATTGCTGTGTTGAACGTTTGACGACGTTCGATATCGTCAGATACCTTCGCAATTGTTTTATGAAGCTCGCGACGTAGTTCTTTTTGCTTGCCGTTAAGTGCTGCAACGTCTAGTTTAACAACGTCACCTTTGCTGATGTGGCTATAAGCAAGTGTCCAGATTCGACGTAAGAAACGGTGCGCGCCTTCTACTGCTGAGTCTTGCCATTCTAGTGTTTGGTCTGCAGGAGCTGCAAACATCATGAACAGACGTACTGTATCAGCACCAAAACGTTCGATCATTGTTTGCGGGTCGATACCGTTGTTTTTAGACTTAGACATTTTTGTCATGCCTGTATAAACAAGTTCGTTACCTTCATTGTCGATGTATTTAGTCGGTTGACCTTTTTCGTCACGCTCAACGGTTACATCTAATGGAGAAACCCAAACACGGCCGCCGCTTGCGTTGGTGTAGTAGTATGCATCAGCAAGTACCATACCTTGACAAAGTAGACGTTTGAACGGTTCGTTGCTATCAACCATTTGCTCATCACGTAACAGCTTGTGGAAGAAACGTGCATATAATAAATGCATACATGCGTGTTCAATACCACCCACATACTGATCAACTGGTAACCAATGATTTGCATCATCACGGTTTAGCATTTCAGTTTCTGATGTAGCGCTACAGTAACGTGCGTAGTACCACGATGATTCCATGAAAGTATCAAATGTGTCTGTTTCACGTAGTGCAGGTTGACCGTTATATGTTGTTTTAGCCCACTCTTTGTCTGCTTTGATTGGACTTTGAATACCGTCCATTTTCACATCTTCAGGTAGGATCACAGGCAGTTGGTCTGCAGGTGTTGGTACTACAGTTCCATCTTCAAGCGTTAACATTGGGATTGGTGCGCCCCAGTAACGTTGACGAGAAACACCCCAGTCACGTAGACGGAAGTTCACTTTCTTAGTGCCTTGACCGCTTGCTTCTAATTTAGCTGCAATTGCATCAACTGCTGCGCCAAATTCTAGACCGTCAAATTCACCTGAATTAAATAACACACCTTTTTCAGTGAATGCTACTTCAGACACGTCTAGTTCACTACCGTCTGCTGGTTTGATTACTGGAACAATATCTATGCTGTATTTTGTTGCGAATTCATAGTCACGTTGATCGTGAGCTGGAACCGCCATTACTGCGCCGGTGCCGTAACCCATTAATACGAAGTTTGCTACGTATACTGGTACTTTACGACCATTTAATGGATGAATAGCGTATAGGCCAGTAGCCATGCCTTTCTTTTCCATTTTTTCTAGATCAGCTTCAGCCACTTTCATGTTTTTACATTCAAGGTTGAATGCCGCTAGTGCTGGATTTGTTAATGCTGCTTGTTCTGCAAGTGGGTGACCTGCTGCGATACCTACATACGTAACACCCATAACTGTGTCTGGACGTGTTGTATATACAGATAATTTGCTGAGTTCGTCACTTTGACCTTCAACCGCGAAGTCTAGTTCGATTCCTTCACTGCGACCGATCCAGTTACGTTGCATTGTTTTAACTTGCTCTGGCCAGCCGTCAAGATCATCAATTGACGTAAGTAGTTCGTCTGCGTACTCAGTAATTTTAATGAACCACTGTGGAATTTCTTTTTGTTCTACAGGGGTATCACAACGCCAGCAACAACCGTCATTTACTTGTTCATTAGCCAGTACCGTTTCATCGTTCGGGCACCAGTTAACTGATGATGTCTTTTTATAAACTAAACCTTTGTTGAAAAGTTTAGTGAAGAACTCTTGTTCCCAACGGTAGTATTCAGGTGTACATGTTGCGATTTCACGCTTCCAGTCATAACCAAAGCCTAGAGACGTTAGCTGACCTTTCATGTAATCAATGTTTTCATACGTCCAAGGTGCTGGTGCCGTGTTGTTTTTAATTGCAGCATTTTCAGCAGGCAGACCAAATGCATCCCAACCGATAGGTTGTAATACGTTTTTGCCTTGCATACGTTGGAAACGTGCGATCACGTCACCAATTGTGTAGTTACGTACGTGGCCCATGTGCAGTCGACCACTTGGGTATGGGAACATAGACAAGCAGTAGAATTTCTCTTTAGTTTCGTCGTTTTGTACTTCGAATGTTTTATTTTCTTGCCAGTGTTTTTGAACCTGAGGTTCGATACTGCTTGGAGTATATTGTTCTTGCATGGGTAATATCCAGTCTGTTCTTGGTAGGATTTATAAACAAATTTTTGCCATAGAATACCTTAGCACAGAGAGGGCAACAAGTTTCATTTGCAGATTGCGATAAGTTTTCCATACTGATAATGCTTATTGAAGACTTTTACAAGGTGACTATGTGATGTAGTGCGCTTGTTGGGTGCGTATTTTGGCATATACTTAAGTTATAGTAGTAACTATATCCCTTCTTCTAATAGGGCCGTTATTGCTGACAATAAATAATTTTACTGATGAATATAGATGACGTTTTATTAATAAATACAGGTTAACTGTGATTACATTAATTCGGAGGTTTATATGGCTAAGCTCAATACTCAGTATCAAAATTCAGTGCGCCACTTATCTGTACATCCTCTGAGTTTTAAAGGGAGGAAATTGTTTATGGGTAATGATTTTACGCAACGATTTGTACTTAAAGCGGAAGCTTATTTAGGTGCTGCGAGTGATTTAACCAAAAAAGAACTAACAGAAGCATCTGCTTATATTCGCCATGATATTGGTGAGTTTAATAAAGATTATCAGACGAGTGTTAGTAGTTTTAAGTTATCGGCCTGGTATCAAGCGTGGGATAAAATCACGTGGGGAGCATTGGCATCAATTACGGATAAAACGCAGGTTGAATGGACTGAGGTTGGTGATGATTTACAACACCAAGGTCGTTATAGAACTGGTGACGAAGTTGGCTTTGGTTTACTCACGTGTGTACGTTGTGGTTATCAAAAAGAATTATTTCATCCTGCCATTGTACTTTCTTGTGCTGGTTGTGATGGTGATGAGTTTATGCGTGAAAGCTTTGATCCTTAATGTATATGAATAATGTCATATATCTAATGGTCAGTTAAGTTATGTACTGACCATTTTTTTGTTTAAAATTAAAGGGATAGTTAAAATGGTTCGTCTATTCTCACCGATGGAAACCCTACCTGTTGCGCTGTTGCTGTCGCGATATCTAAATTTCGATAACACTTTTCATGGCCGCTAAAATCGGTTAAAGGAATAATATCTCCATTTTCTGATTTAAATTCTACAATCCATCCGTTTGCTATCAAAGACGGTTCAACGATGGCCTCAACTAATTCATGTCTGTGATACATGCTTTTGATATCAGAAAGCTGCATGGTAATACCCCTCGTGACAGAACAATCGGATTATAGTTTTAGTGTAGTTGATGGCCAAACAACTTCAAGAAAGTCAGCTTTTAAAATGATGGTACAGTCTGAATAAGTCGTTTTAATATGTATTATTTGAGTTGTAAACTTGTGATCTAGAACGATTAATTATATCAATGAATTACGGTCTTTCGATGCTTCTACTCATGAAAATTAAATTAATTCGTTAACTTTCATTCTGTTTATCATACTGAGTTATACCACTTATTTGTTTGGAAATTGGATGTTTACTCGAACGTCGTCATTATTCATTTCGTTATTCGTATCAAGCTATCAGCAGCTGTTTGCCGCTGATGTTGTTCCTGATCTTGAAATTAAGTTGCCCATAGAGGAGGCTGAGGCGTATTCTCGTTGTCCAAGTGTGCTTAATCAACATCGCATTAGCTATTTAGAAACACAGATTATTAAACACCGCCAGATTTATTACGCTGGTCAAGAACCATTACTGCATGATGGAGAGTTTGATTTATTAGTTGATGAGTTAGCGCTCCTATCTCACTGCCTATCACCTGCATTAAGCAAGGTCGGTGCAAATGACAATAAGCAGAAGTATTTAGAATATCCACACCGACAAAAAATGCTGAGCTTAAATTCGGTACGTGATCGTGCTTTGATGGACGCGTTTTATCAACGTCATCAAGACAAGCTGTTACTCATTCAACCTAAAATTGATGGTATGGCAGTTGAGTTAGTTTATGAAAAAGGCATCTTAGTTGCTGCATCGAGCAGAGGGAACGGTAGACAAGGTAAAGACTTGCTGGCGTTGATGTTACGCAGTGATGCCGTTGATAGCATTATTGCATATCCGCATACACTGGTTATTCATGGCGAATTATATGTTAGTCAACAAGATTGGCAGGAACGACGTAAGTATGTATCTTCTCGACACATGACCGCGGGTATTGCCAGTCAATTGTCACCTTCACAAGTAGATGTCATGAGCTTGCGCTTTATACCTTGGCGTTGGATTGATTCACCTTATCGCGATGAATTTATGGGGTTAGCGAAGCTGGCCATGCTTGGATTTACTGATATGTCGAAGATGAGCCATGTCATTGATAGTCCGCAAGACATAGATTATTGGCTTGCGCATTACCAAAGCATTGAAACGTTATTGCTTGATGGTGTGGTCATTAAATTAGCTGAGAATGCACTGCAATATGAATATGGTCAAACTCAGCATGCTCCGCGATGGGCGCTGGCATTAAAATTTACTGGACCTAAAGGATTAAGCCATGTTATTGATATTACGTATCAAATGGGTAAAAGTGGTCGTGTTACGCCTATAATTCATTTACAACCACTGGCATTATCGGGTCGACAGGTGACGAAGGTTTCTGGGCGATCACTACCTTGGTTACAGAAAGCCAAAATTGAGGTCGGTAGCCAAGTTGAAATTGAATTAGTGGGTAATGCAATACCGCAATTAACAAGGGTTGTTAGCCGCCGTTAGCATCTTGCATATTTAGGCATTTTGAGTATACTGCTGCCCAGTAACTGCAACGGGTTCGCTTTTAAGGTGGGCCCGTTTTTATTTTGATTGAAATTGATCGAATATATCAGCGAAACACCCGGCTCGATGAAATGCTGGGCCACCTGTTTGTTTGAACTATGATGTAGGCAAAACCATGAAATTTATTGTAAAAATATTCCCAGAAGTAATGATGAAAAGTAAATCTGTACGCAAGCGTTTTAGTAAAATGCTGCAATCGAGTTTACGTAATATTCTACGCCGTGAAGATGAACACGCTCGTGTGATCCTTGAATGGGATAAAATTGTTGTCCGTACGACAGATGACAGTGAGAAAAACCGCGATTTTTATCGTGAAGTATTAAAGAATACCCCAGGGATTGCCCATTCACTCGAAGTTCAAGAGTCAACCTTCACCGATCTTGATGATATTTTCCAGCAAGCATTACCTGTTTATAAAGACATTTTAGTTGGAAAAACGTTTTGTGTACGTGCTAAACGTAACGGTAAGCATGACTTTACGTCGATTGACTTAGAACGTTATGTTGGTGGTGGCTTAAACCAGCACACTGAAGCAACTCGTGTACAGTTAAGAAAACCACAAGAAACGATTAAAATTGAAGTTGAAAATGATAAATTATATTTGGTTACTGCTCGCCATGAAGGCTTAGGTGGTTTCCCTATGGCAGGACAAGAAGATGTGCTGTCATTAATGTCAGGTGGTTTTGACTCTGCGGTATCAAGTTACTTAACGATTAAACGTGGTAGCCGAACGCATTTCTGTTTCTTCAACTTAGGCGGTGATGCACATGAGATTGGTGTGAAACAAATTTCATACTTCTTGTGGAACAAATACAGTTCATCACACAAAGTTAAATTTGTTAGCGTACCGTTCGATCCCGTTGTTGCTGAGATATTAGAAAAAGTAGATAACTCACAAATGGGTGTGGTACTTAAGCGTATGATGATGCGTGCAGCGTCTAAAATTGCTGAGCGTTTAGGTATTGAAGCTTTGGTTACCGGTGAAGCCGTTGGCCAAGTATCAAGCCAAACTATTCGTAACTTATCGTTAATCGATTCAGTAACGGATACATTGATCTTACGTCCGTTAATTGTTGCTGATAAGCAAGATATTATTGATACTGCTCGTCATATTGGTACTGCTGAATTTTCTGAAACAATTCCTGAATACTGTGGTGTTATCTCGAATAAACCAACAGTAAAAGCAGTGAAAGAGAAGATTGAAGCTGAAGAAGCTAAATTCGACATGAGCTTGATTGACCAAGTTGTTATGGATGCAAACGTGATGGATATTCGTCAAATTGCAGAAGAAGCACAAGAGCAAGTTAGTGATGTTGAAGCTGTATCTGAAATTGCATCAAACGAAGTGATCTTAGATATTCGTAGTATTGACGAAGTGGAAGATTCACCACTTGAAGTTGACGGTTTAGCTATTGAGCACATGCCGTTCTTCAAATTAGGTAACCAGTTTGGCGAATTAGATCAAGATAAAACTTACTTACTGTACTGTGATCGTGGTGTGATGAGTAAACTACAAGCGTTATACTTGATTGAAAAAGGTTATGCGAACGTTAAAGTTTACCGTCCTTAACTTTTACTCCCCTTAATCGTTAGGCTGTGTCCTTATCAAGCTAATGAGTAAAAGCCAGCAATTAGTTGCTGGCTTTTTTGATCCTGATGTGATTTTTGAATGATGTAACTAAGCGAGTTCAGTTTCGTGCAGCTTGATTTGATCGTATAAGGCTTTATTCACAGGAGCTTCGATACTGTAGGCATTCGCGACTTTTAAAACATATCCGGTAATGTAATCAATTTCGGATTGACGGTTAAAGTGATGATCTTGATGCATTGAAGAAAAGTTTTCAGCCGTGCGTTCAATGACATTATCAACTTGTACTTGTAGCTCTGCATAAGACCAAGGTAATCGGGCTTTTTCACACACGAGTGCTAATTCTTGCACCACCTTTACTACATGCGGATATAACGCTGGGCTTGCCAATTCACCATTTTTGCATTGATGGATGGCTGTTAATGGGTTTATCGCACAGTTAATCACTAACTTAAGCCATAATTTCTCACGTATATCTTCGCACCATGTTAATTCTTCTAGTGCAAATAATTGGCTGGCAATATCTTTATAGCGCTTGGCTTGATTATTAAATGGACCTAGCCAAGTGATACCCGCACCAGTATGGCGAATATAGTTGTCTGACAGTTTCAATACGCCATTGGACGTTGTGCCAACCATGATTGCGTTTCGAGGGAATAGCTTTTCGGCTTGTTCCGCCGTGCCCATACCATTGTGTAACAATACGATACAGCAATGCTTATCGATTTGTGGTTGCAGTAAGCTTAGTGCTGAAAGCACATGTTGGGCTTTTAGTGTAACGAGTAAAAAGTCACATTTAGGTGTGAGGTTAGGCTGCGCCATTACAGTGTTACTCGAATGTCTGTCATTTAAATCTTCAAAGTTAAATGTACGGATATGTGCATCACTTTCGGGACGCAATATAAATGCGGTGTGTTGGCCTGATTTTAATAATTTTTCTGCAAAGAAATGCCCGATAGCACCTGCACCGAGAATGTTCCAATTAGCCATGTATTTTTGCTCGTAATGGTTGAATGATTAAGTAACTGGTGATACCGGTTAAATCGGCGACGATATCCCAATGACTTGTTGTGCGACCAGGTATCATACCTTGAATAAATTCAATAAAAATACCGAATCCAAGTAATGTCATGAACAACGTTATTGTTCTATCTGGGAAACTATAATCAAAAAGTAACGCTAATGTAGCAAAGGCAACTAAGTGATTTAATTTGTCGTAGCCTAATTGCGCTATATCAGTTGAAGGCTTGCCAAAAGCAAGTAGGCAAATTATGAATATAACAATAACAAAGAGTAAGCGAAACCAGAGTTTATATTTGTCCAATGACATACTTATCTCAATAAAAAGGGGCATAATAGCAATTATAGTCAGTTAATCGTTATTTAATGCGACCTAGTGACTTACTTCTGTAGTTAATGGTTGAATTACAAGTATCATCTATTAGATAATCACATCATTATAAATGATAGGATATGAAGATGCCTCAATTTGATATTATTTCTGAAGTTGACATGGTTGAAGTTAAAAACGCAACTGACAATGCAAACCGTGAACTAAGTACACGCTTTGATTTTCGTGGTGTTGATGCAAGCTTTGAGCTGATTAAAGAAAAAGTAAAAATGCGCACAGATGAAGATATGCAACTTCGCCAAATGGCTGATATTTTACGTGGTGCTTTGGTTAAGCGTAATATAGACAGCTCTGCGATGAGTGTTGGTAAAACTGAATTTTCGGGTAAAACCTGCAGTGCAGATGTTGAATTTTTACAAGGTGTTGAAGGCGCAGTTGCTAAGAAAGTTGTTAAATCAATTAAAGACAGCAAGCTTAAAGTACAGGTATCTATTCAAGGCGATAAAGTACGCGTTGTAGGTAAAAAGCGTGATGATTTACAAGCTGTTATGCAGCATGTGAAAACAGCTGAACTAGGTCAGCCGTTCCAATTTGATAACTTCCGTGACTAATACGCGTACAAGTACGTTAAGCCCAGTCCGCTAATACGCACTGGGCTTTTTTATGCCTAAGATTCAATCCATTTAAAGCGTTTGGTTATTTGCATGTAAACTAATACGATAATAAAGGCCACTGGAATAATCCCTAACACTGCAGTACCAATAAAGAAGGCTGAGTAATCCCAAGTATCGACAGCAACCCCAGAGAAACCTGCGATAAACTTAGGCAGTAAAACCATGATTGACGAGAATAGCGCATATTGAGTTGCGGTAAATTGGGTATTAGTTAGTCGTGATAAAAATACCACAAAAGCACAGGTTGCTATGCCAGCACTGAGGTTGTCAGCACTAATCACCAAGGTCAATAATAACT is part of the Moritella viscosa genome and encodes:
- the leuS gene encoding leucyl-tRNA synthetase → MQEQYTPSSIEPQVQKHWQENKTFEVQNDETKEKFYCLSMFPYPSGRLHMGHVRNYTIGDVIARFQRMQGKNVLQPIGWDAFGLPAENAAIKNNTAPAPWTYENIDYMKGQLTSLGFGYDWKREIATCTPEYYRWEQEFFTKLFNKGLVYKKTSSVNWCPNDETVLANEQVNDGCCWRCDTPVEQKEIPQWFIKITEYADELLTSIDDLDGWPEQVKTMQRNWIGRSEGIELDFAVEGQSDELSKLSVYTTRPDTVMGVTYVGIAAGHPLAEQAALTNPALAAFNLECKNMKVAEADLEKMEKKGMATGLYAIHPLNGRKVPVYVANFVLMGYGTGAVMAVPAHDQRDYEFATKYSIDIVPVIKPADGSELDVSEVAFTEKGVLFNSGEFDGLEFGAAVDAIAAKLEASGQGTKKVNFRLRDWGVSRQRYWGAPIPMLTLEDGTVVPTPADQLPVILPEDVKMDGIQSPIKADKEWAKTTYNGQPALRETDTFDTFMESSWYYARYCSATSETEMLNRDDANHWLPVDQYVGGIEHACMHLLYARFFHKLLRDEQMVDSNEPFKRLLCQGMVLADAYYYTNASGGRVWVSPLDVTVERDEKGQPTKYIDNEGNELVYTGMTKMSKSKNNGIDPQTMIERFGADTVRLFMMFAAPADQTLEWQDSAVEGAHRFLRRIWTLAYSHISKGDVVKLDVAALNGKQKELRRELHKTIAKVSDDIERRQTFNTAIASVMELMNKLTKAPQEAEQDRALLQEALVAVVRLLAPITPHISFELWGKLGQEGNIDEALWPVADKTAMVESEKLIIVQVNGKLRAKLTVPADATRESVEALANADENVTKFTDGKTVRKVIFVPGKLLNIVAN
- the ligB gene encoding DNA ligase B, which produces MFTRTSSLFISLFVSSYQQLFAADVVPDLEIKLPIEEAEAYSRCPSVLNQHRISYLETQIIKHRQIYYAGQEPLLHDGEFDLLVDELALLSHCLSPALSKVGANDNKQKYLEYPHRQKMLSLNSVRDRALMDAFYQRHQDKLLLIQPKIDGMAVELVYEKGILVAASSRGNGRQGKDLLALMLRSDAVDSIIAYPHTLVIHGELYVSQQDWQERRKYVSSRHMTAGIASQLSPSQVDVMSLRFIPWRWIDSPYRDEFMGLAKLAMLGFTDMSKMSHVIDSPQDIDYWLAHYQSIETLLLDGVVIKLAENALQYEYGQTQHAPRWALALKFTGPKGLSHVIDITYQMGKSGRVTPIIHLQPLALSGRQVTKVSGRSLPWLQKAKIEVGSQVEIELVGNAIPQLTRVVSRR
- the nadD gene encoding probable nicotinate-nucleotide adenylyltransferase, whose product is MTDFTPTRAIGILGGTFDPIHYGHLRPCLDLLQQLNLAEVRLMPNHIPPHRATPGSSAEHRLAMATLAVEDCDELSVDTRELNRTTPSYTIDTLIELAAENPTIPVCFLIGLDSLNSLHTWYRWQELLDYCHLVVSYRPNYVLQLAPEVQKLFEQVRTTDVKVLQQQKQGRILLWPSTQLEISATRIRQLIKHQQSPQYLLPDNVLSYIHKNNLYK
- the holA gene encoding DNA polymerase III, delta subunit, which translates into the protein MRVYPEQLDQYLKTELKPCYLIFGEEPLLKMEAIEQIKAAAKKVGFDEHYKFHAEPTMDWPAAFNTCQSMSLFSSRQTVELIFDKRPSKEYISQLNDLFKLLNPDLILILSGPYLTKAQQNAKWFTQYFKNALYIPVGHPEGRFFANWMRHRLKRANLEAPADVITLLCRSFEGNLLAAKQEIDKLSLLYPGQTLNLAQLQQSITQHSHFSSFQLVDALLAGKVNRGQRILQQLQAEGVDPIVINWALNKEINQLYHYSLMQQQGLSVIDEMKKQRLWAGRQQIINACLSRLSLSKIEQMLVLCSSVDSAIKTSTSIDPWLSLQMLSISFTDSTLLPNFHHSEIR
- a CDS encoding ribosomal RNA large subunit methyltransferase H, with translation MKIQLVAVGTKMPAWVETGYKEYARRFPKDMPFELLEINAGKRGKNADIKRILELEGVKTMQAIPKGNRIVTLEVTGKPWTTEQLAVELDKWKHDGRDVSLLIGGPEGLAPECIAASEQRWSLSPLTLPHPMVRVVVAEALYRAWSVTTNHPYHRE
- a CDS encoding rare lipoprotein B precursor; its protein translation is MIASALKPGFIRLICIFLFTAILGGCGFHLKNGSGIPDELRNLTLVSSKYSDLTRLIKQELRYNQINLVVPTVESTTSDESQTTETNDSSEIMGEDSTQTKTTAMDPSLLNSQTPVLRIMSESTTSRTVSLYSDASAAEHELSYVIQMEVRLPNQEPQYFTVALQRDQLNNSQEALARSREAELLRKELREAAAQQVVRTLSQVIIEPKTIGDNDTELSETELNTELNTEFEAN